ACCCATTTTTAGTAGGTACTCTCTCTTATGAAACCCGCAAAAGAAATTCGTGTTGGCAACATCATCATGGTTGACGCCAAGCCCTTCATCGTGCTGCGCTCCGACGTCAACGGTTCGAGCCGCACGGGCTTCACCTACAAGTGGAAGATGAAAAATCTTCTGACGAACGCTCCGCTGGAAAACGTGTTCCGCGGCGACGACAAGTTCGACGTGGTCGTTCTGGACAAGAAGCCGGTGACGTACTCGTACTACGCCGATCCGCTGTACGTGTTCATGGATGAAGAGTACAACCAGTTCGAAATCGAAGAAGAAAACCTGGGCGATGCGCTGAACTACCTGAAAGACGGCATGGAATGCGAAGCCGTGTTCTATGACGGCAAAGCCATCTCGGTCGAACTGCCAACCACCATCGTGCGCCAGATCGTGTACTCGGAGCCGGCCGTCAAGGGCAATACCTCGGGTAACGTGCTGAAAGAAGCCAAGATCGAAAACGCGATCGAATCGAAGCAGCACACCGTGCAGGTTCCACTGTTCGTGAGCCAGGACGATTCCATCGAAATCGATACCCGCACCAACGAATACAAGCGCGTGATCCGCAACTAAGCTGTTTGCGCCGCTGTTCAAAAAAACGCTGCCTCGTGCAGCGTTTTTTTTTCGCTCCAACTGTTCTGTTCGTGTCCGCCACGGGACGCGCGTGACATCAACACAAGTGTTGCAGAAAAGAGATGGGGACAGTCCCCAAGTTTTTACGACACTCTGTGTTGTAAAAAATCGGGGACTGTCCCCGGTGTTGGTTTGCTGCCAGCTCGGCCGTTGGCTGGGGGACTGGCCGAGGGGCTGCCGGCGTCAGTGCGGGCCGCGCCATTCGGTAAGATAGTGCTGCGGGGTCTTGCCGAGCAGCCGCCGGAACATGCTGGTGAAGGCGCTGGGGCTGGCGTAGCCGAGGCTGGCTGCGATGGTGCCCACGCTTTCGCCGCGGGCAAGCATCGGGAAGGCATGGGCGAGGTGCACCTGCTGCACCCATTGGCGGTAATGGAGCCCGGTCTCCTTCGGGAATAGCCGGATCAGCGTACGGGCACTGGCGCCGGCGTCCAGCGCACGGTCTTCCAGGGCGCGCCGGCTGCCGGGATCGTCCATGATATCGGTGCACAGCGCGCGCAGTCGCCGGTCGCGCGGCCACGGCACGGCGATGGGCACGGTTTCCATCGATGCCAGTTCGGACAGGATCAGCTGGGCCAGCTGTTCGCCGCGCCCGGGCAGCGGGTAGTCCACCGGTCCGGCCGACAGCGCCAGGATCAGCTCGCGCAGCAGCGGGCTCACCTCGAGCACGCGGCAGCCGTCGACCAGCGCGCCGGCGGCGACGGCATCGATGTACAGCGTGCGCATGTTGACCCGCGAAAGCATCGTCAATTCATGCACGATGCCGGGCGCGATCAGCAGCGCGCGCCGCGGCGGAATGATCCACACGCCCAGGTCGGTACGCACCCGTACCACGCCTTCGCTGGCGTACAGCAGCTGCACCCAGGGATGGCTATGCGGCACCACGTGCTCGCCATGCTGCGCTTCGGAAGGCACGGCGGTCACCGTGCGCGGCAAGGCCTGGAACCTGGGACGGTAGAGCGGGGAAGGGGTGAGTGTCACTTTGGCGACGAAAAGTGGAAGAAGCGTTCGGCCCTAACATCATACACTGGCGTGCCCATCACCTACTTCGTTGCCATGACTACCGTCTCCAACGCCCAGGACGTCCCCGGCGCGGCCGCCGCCACGCCGGCGCAGCAGGGCGCCGTGCTGCAGATCCTGTTTTCCGTCGCCTTCGTGCACCTGCTCAACGATTGCGTGCAGGCCGTGCTGCCGTCGATCTACCCGCTGCTGAAAGAACAGTTCGCGCTGAGTTTCACGCAGGTGGGCCTGATCACGCTGACGTTCCAGTGCACCGCCTCGCTGCTGCAGCCGTGGATCGGCCTGTATACGGACAAGCGCCCGCTGCCGTTCCTGCTGCCGATCGGCATGTGCGTGACGCTGGCCGGCGTGGGCCTGCTGGCCACGGCGGACACCTTCGGCATGCTGCTGCTCGCGGCGGGCATGATCGGCGTCGGTTCCTCGACATTCCATCCGGAGGCGTCGCGCGTGGCGCGCCTGGCATCCGGCGGCAGGTTCGGTTTCGCGCAGTCGCTGTTCCAGGTCGGCGGCAATGTCGGCTCGGCCCTGGGCCCGCTGCTGGCAGCCGCCATCATCGTCGGCCATGGCCAGGGCAAGATCGCCTGGTTCACGCTGCTCGTGCTGGTCGCGGTGGTGGTGCTGGTCGGCGTCAGCCGCTGGTATGGCGGCCACCTGAAGAACGCGGTGCGCAAGGCGGGCGTGCAGCATGTGGCGCCGTTGCCGCGCGGCCGCGTGATCGCGGCGATGACGGTGCTGGCGATGCTGGTGTTCTCGAAGTACATCTACATGGCCAGCCTGTCGAGCTACTACACGTTTTACCTGATCGAGAAGTTCCACGTGTCGGTCGACACGGCGCAGATGTACCTGTTCCTGTTCCTTGCCGCCGTGGCGGCGGGCACGTTCGCCGGGGGGCCGATCGGCGACCGCATCGGCCGCAAGCGCGTGATCTGGGTGTCGATCCTCGGCGCCGCACCGTTCACGCTGGCGCTGCCGTACGTGGATCTCGGGTGGACGGCCGTGCTGTCGGTGGTCATCGGCCTGGTGATGTCGTCGGCGTTTTCGGCGATCGTGGTGTTCGCCCAGGAGCTGGTGCCGGGCAAGGTGGGCATGATCGCCGGGATTTTCTTCGGCCTGATGTTCGGCGTCAGCGGCATCGGCGCCGCGGCGATGGGCCACATCGCCGACGTGGCCGGCATCGAGCAGGTCTACCGCATCGCGTCGTTCCTGCCGCTGCTGGGTATTCTGGCGGCATTGCTGCCGAAGATGGAGCGCTAGGAGCCGCCAGCAAAGGCCCCGCGCCTGCGCTGGTGGCCCGGTTTCCGGTCAGATTTCGCGCATTAAATCTCGATGAAGCGCATCTTGAAGTTGCGCCCCTTGAAGCTGCCGAAGTCGCCGTCCAGGTTGCTGGCGGCGCTCAGCCGGTCGAACGCTTCGTAGGCCACGCGCCGGTCGATCGCCACGTAGGTCTGGAACTCGGTCACGTTGATCTTGCCGACGAGTTCCTTGGCCAGCTTGGCATCGCCGGTGAGCGCGCCGAGCACGTCGCCGGCGCGCAGCTTGTCCTTCTTGCCGCCGCTGATGCACAGCGTGAGCATCGGCGCCGGGTCGCCGTGGCCGTCGTCGTTGCCCAGTTCCGCCAGCGTGTGCCACTCGGCCGGCGTGTTCTGGTATTCCTCGATCAGCTTGACCCACTTCTTTTCGTTCGGCGCGCACAAGGTCAGCGACACGCCGCTGCCGCCGGCGCGTCCGGTACGGCCGATCCGGTGCACGTGCACCTCGGCATCCTTCGACACGTCGGCGTTGATCACCGCTTCCAGGTCGGTGATGTCCAGGCCGCGCGCGGCAACGTCGGTGGCGACAAGGATCTGGCAGCTGCGGTTGGAGAACAGCACCAGGATCTCGTCACGCTCGCGCTGTTCCAGTTCGCCGTACAGCGCCAGCGCCGAGAAGCCCTGCGCGCGCAGCGTATCGACCAGCTCGCGACAGTGCACCTTGGTATTGCAGAAGATGATCGCCGAAGCCGGCTGGAAGTGCCGCAGCAGCCGTGCCACCGATTCGTCGCGCGAATCGAAACCGATTTCGTAGAAGCGCTGCTCGATCGTCGAGGTGGTGTGCTGCGCCTCGATCAGCACTTCCACCGGGTCGGCCAGAAAGGCCTCGGTGGCGTGGCGGATATCGTCCGGGTAGGTGGCCGAGAACAGCAGCGTCTGGCGGCGTTTCGGGCACTCCTTCATGATCGCGGCGATGTCGTCATAGAAGCCCATGTCCGTCATCCGGTCGGCTTCGTCCAGCACCAGCGTGCGGATGGACGACAGGTCGAGCGTCTGCCGCGACAGGTGATCCCGGAT
Above is a window of Pseudoduganella dura DNA encoding:
- a CDS encoding elongation factor P, producing the protein MKPAKEIRVGNIIMVDAKPFIVLRSDVNGSSRTGFTYKWKMKNLLTNAPLENVFRGDDKFDVVVLDKKPVTYSYYADPLYVFMDEEYNQFEIEEENLGDALNYLKDGMECEAVFYDGKAISVELPTTIVRQIVYSEPAVKGNTSGNVLKEAKIENAIESKQHTVQVPLFVSQDDSIEIDTRTNEYKRVIRN
- a CDS encoding AraC family transcriptional regulator, which gives rise to MTLTPSPLYRPRFQALPRTVTAVPSEAQHGEHVVPHSHPWVQLLYASEGVVRVRTDLGVWIIPPRRALLIAPGIVHELTMLSRVNMRTLYIDAVAAGALVDGCRVLEVSPLLRELILALSAGPVDYPLPGRGEQLAQLILSELASMETVPIAVPWPRDRRLRALCTDIMDDPGSRRALEDRALDAGASARTLIRLFPKETGLHYRQWVQQVHLAHAFPMLARGESVGTIAASLGYASPSAFTSMFRRLLGKTPQHYLTEWRGPH
- a CDS encoding MFS transporter; the encoded protein is MQILFSVAFVHLLNDCVQAVLPSIYPLLKEQFALSFTQVGLITLTFQCTASLLQPWIGLYTDKRPLPFLLPIGMCVTLAGVGLLATADTFGMLLLAAGMIGVGSSTFHPEASRVARLASGGRFGFAQSLFQVGGNVGSALGPLLAAAIIVGHGQGKIAWFTLLVLVAVVVLVGVSRWYGGHLKNAVRKAGVQHVAPLPRGRVIAAMTVLAMLVFSKYIYMASLSSYYTFYLIEKFHVSVDTAQMYLFLFLAAVAAGTFAGGPIGDRIGRKRVIWVSILGAAPFTLALPYVDLGWTAVLSVVIGLVMSSAFSAIVVFAQELVPGKVGMIAGIFFGLMFGVSGIGAAAMGHIADVAGIEQVYRIASFLPLLGILAALLPKMER
- the dbpA gene encoding ATP-dependent RNA helicase DbpA; the protein is MTSFSSLPLPDAFLANLETLGYTTMTPIQAESLPPVLEGRDLIAQAQTGSGKTAAFGIGLLYTINPAWFATQALVMCPTRELADQVANELRRLGRSIANLKVLVLTGGSPMRPQIASLEHGAHVVVGTPGRIRDHLSRQTLDLSSIRTLVLDEADRMTDMGFYDDIAAIMKECPKRRQTLLFSATYPDDIRHATEAFLADPVEVLIEAQHTTSTIEQRFYEIGFDSRDESVARLLRHFQPASAIIFCNTKVHCRELVDTLRAQGFSALALYGELEQRERDEILVLFSNRSCQILVATDVAARGLDITDLEAVINADVSKDAEVHVHRIGRTGRAGGSGVSLTLCAPNEKKWVKLIEEYQNTPAEWHTLAELGNDDGHGDPAPMLTLCISGGKKDKLRAGDVLGALTGDAKLAKELVGKINVTEFQTYVAIDRRVAYEAFDRLSAASNLDGDFGSFKGRNFKMRFIEI